The proteins below are encoded in one region of Aphelocoma coerulescens isolate FSJ_1873_10779 chromosome 4, UR_Acoe_1.0, whole genome shotgun sequence:
- the IDH3B gene encoding isocitrate dehydrogenase [NAD] subunit beta, mitochondrial isoform X1 yields MAALSAGRAAAAGLLRAQSLGVWRGLGTSAALLQQAQAKSHNAKAEGTFQVTMLPGDGVGPELMHAVKEVFKAGGVPVVFDEHHLSEVQNTASEEKLDRVVDSMKESKVALIGKIHTPMEYKGDLASYDMRLRRKLDLFANVVHVKSLPGYQTRHNNLDLVIIREQTEGEYSSLEHESVRGVIECLKIITRAKSQRIAKFAFDYATKKGRAKVTAVHKANIMKLGDGLFLQCCKEVAKLYPKIQFDTMIIDNCCMQLVQNPYQFDVLVMPNLYGNIVDNLAAGLVGGAGVVPGESYSAEYAVFELGARHPFAQAVGRNIANPTAMLLSASNMLRHLNLEYHSNMISDAVKKVIKGGKVRTRDLGGYSTTSDFVKSVIDNLHPHYGA; encoded by the exons ATGGCGGCGCTCAGcgcgggccgggcggcggcggcg GGCCTCCTCCGCGCCCAGAGCCTCGGGGTGTGGAGGGGTCTGGGAACCTCGGCCGCCCTCCTGCAGCAAGCGCAGGCCAAg TCCCACAATGCCAAGGCCGAGGGCACGTTCCAGGTGACGATGCTGCCGGGGGATGGCGTGGGGCCCGAGCTCATGCACGCGGTCAAGGAGGTCTTCAAG GCCGGCGGCGTCCCCGTGGTCTTTGACGAGCACCACCTGAGCGAGGTGCAGAACACGGCGTCCGAGGAGAAGCTGGATCGGGTCGTGGATTCCATGAAGGAGAGCAAGGTCGCCCTCATCG GGAAGATCCACACGCCCATGGAGTACAAGGGAGACCTGGCATCCTATGACATGAGGCTCAG GAGGAAGCTGGACCTGTTTGCCAACGTGGTGCACGTGAAGAGTCTCCCGGGATACCAGACCCGGCACAACAACCTGGACCTGGTGATCATCCGGGAGCAGACGGAGGGCGAGTACAGCTCCCTGGAGCACGAG agCGTCAGGGGGGTGATCGAGTGCCTGAAGATCATCACCAGGGCCAAGTCCCAGCGCATCGCCAAGTTCGCCTTCGACTACGCCACCAAGAAGGGCCGGGCCAAGGTCACAGCTGTGCACAAGGCCAACATCAT GAAGCTGGGGGATGGGCTgttcctgcagtgctgcaagGAGGTGGCCAAGCTGTACCCCAAGATCCAATTCGACACCATGATCATCGACAACTGCTGCATGCAG CTGGTGCAGAATCCCTACCAGTTCGACGTCCTGGTGATGCCCAACCTCTACGGGAACATCGTGGACAACTTGGCCGCGGGGCTGGTGGGCGGCGCCGGCGTCGTGCCCGGCGAGAGCTACAGCGCCGAGTACGCCGTGTTCGAGCTG GGAGCCCGGCACCCCTTCGCCCAGGCCGTGGGCAGGAACATCGCCAACCCCACGGCCATGCTGCTGTCGGCCTCCAACATGCTGCGGCACCTCAA cctggaatacCACTCCAACATGATCTCGGACGCGGTGAAGAAGGTGATCAAAGGTGGCAAA GTCCGGACTCGGGATTTGGGCGGTTACTCCACCACTTCTGACTTCGTCAAGTCCGTCATTGACAACCTGCACCCCCACTATGGGGCTTAG
- the IDH3B gene encoding isocitrate dehydrogenase [NAD] subunit beta, mitochondrial isoform X2 — protein sequence MAALSAGRAAAAGLLRAQSLGVWRGLGTSAALLQQAQAKSHNAKAEGTFQVTMLPGDGVGPELMHAVKEVFKAGGVPVVFDEHHLSEVQNTASEEKLDRVVDSMKESKVALIGKIHTPMEYKGDLASYDMRLRRKLDLFANVVHVKSLPGYQTRHNNLDLVIIREQTEGEYSSLEHESVRGVIECLKIITRAKSQRIAKFAFDYATKKGRAKVTAVHKANIMKLGDGLFLQCCKEVAKLYPKIQFDTMIIDNCCMQLVQNPYQFDVLVMPNLYGNIVDNLAAGLVGGAGVVPGESYSAEYAVFELGARHPFAQAVGRNIANPTAMLLSASNMLRHLNLEYHSNMISDAVKKVIKGGKVRTADMGGYSTSMDFTQAVIAALEV from the exons ATGGCGGCGCTCAGcgcgggccgggcggcggcggcg GGCCTCCTCCGCGCCCAGAGCCTCGGGGTGTGGAGGGGTCTGGGAACCTCGGCCGCCCTCCTGCAGCAAGCGCAGGCCAAg TCCCACAATGCCAAGGCCGAGGGCACGTTCCAGGTGACGATGCTGCCGGGGGATGGCGTGGGGCCCGAGCTCATGCACGCGGTCAAGGAGGTCTTCAAG GCCGGCGGCGTCCCCGTGGTCTTTGACGAGCACCACCTGAGCGAGGTGCAGAACACGGCGTCCGAGGAGAAGCTGGATCGGGTCGTGGATTCCATGAAGGAGAGCAAGGTCGCCCTCATCG GGAAGATCCACACGCCCATGGAGTACAAGGGAGACCTGGCATCCTATGACATGAGGCTCAG GAGGAAGCTGGACCTGTTTGCCAACGTGGTGCACGTGAAGAGTCTCCCGGGATACCAGACCCGGCACAACAACCTGGACCTGGTGATCATCCGGGAGCAGACGGAGGGCGAGTACAGCTCCCTGGAGCACGAG agCGTCAGGGGGGTGATCGAGTGCCTGAAGATCATCACCAGGGCCAAGTCCCAGCGCATCGCCAAGTTCGCCTTCGACTACGCCACCAAGAAGGGCCGGGCCAAGGTCACAGCTGTGCACAAGGCCAACATCAT GAAGCTGGGGGATGGGCTgttcctgcagtgctgcaagGAGGTGGCCAAGCTGTACCCCAAGATCCAATTCGACACCATGATCATCGACAACTGCTGCATGCAG CTGGTGCAGAATCCCTACCAGTTCGACGTCCTGGTGATGCCCAACCTCTACGGGAACATCGTGGACAACTTGGCCGCGGGGCTGGTGGGCGGCGCCGGCGTCGTGCCCGGCGAGAGCTACAGCGCCGAGTACGCCGTGTTCGAGCTG GGAGCCCGGCACCCCTTCGCCCAGGCCGTGGGCAGGAACATCGCCAACCCCACGGCCATGCTGCTGTCGGCCTCCAACATGCTGCGGCACCTCAA cctggaatacCACTCCAACATGATCTCGGACGCGGTGAAGAAGGTGATCAAAGGTGGCAAA GTGCGCACGGCGGACATGGGGGGCTACTCCACCTCCATGGATTTCACCCAGGCCGTGATCGCTGCCCTGGAGGTGTAG